One stretch of Punica granatum isolate Tunisia-2019 chromosome 5, ASM765513v2, whole genome shotgun sequence DNA includes these proteins:
- the LOC116206759 gene encoding probable xyloglucan endotransglucosylase/hydrolase protein 8 produces the protein MEKRVSALVLIPLLAVMVRMDPSSATSESKANFEDQFNIMWSEDHFKTSEDGQVWYLSLDKETGCGFQTKQRYRFGWFSMKLKLVGGDSAGVVTAYYMCSENGAGPERDEVDIEFLGNRSGQPYLIQTNVYKNGTGNREMRHMLWFDPTKDFHTYSILWNNQQLVFFVDKVPIRVCKNNGKPNNFFPNEKPMYLFSSIWNADDWATRGGLEKTDWKKAPFVSSYKDFSFDGCQWVDPYPKCVSTTTDNWWDQYDAWHLSDSQKKDYAWVQRNLVIYDYCKDTERFPTLPEECSLSPWD, from the exons ATGGAGAAGAGGGTCTCAGCTCTTGTTTTGATTCCACTTCTAGCTGTAATGGTGCGAATGGATCCGTCGTCAGCGACATCCGAGTCGAAGGCAAACTTCGAGGACCAATTCAACATTATGTGGTCGGAAGACCATTTCAAGACCTCCGAGGACGGCCAGGTCTGGTACCTTTCCTTGGACAAAGAAACAG GATGCGGGTTCCAGACGAAGCAGAGGTACCGATTCGGGTGGTTCAGCATGAAGTTGAAGCTCGTCGGTGGGGACTCTGCCGGTGTCGTCACGGCTTACTAC ATGTGCTCGGAGAATGGGGCAGGGCCAGAGAGGGATGAAGTGGACATTGAGTTCTTGGGGAACAGATCGGGACAGCCCTATCTCATACAGACCAATGTGTATAAGAATGGGACTGGCAACCGGGAGATGAGGCACATGCTCTGGTTCGACCCCACCAAGGACTTCCACACTTATTCCATCCTCTGGAATAACCAACAGTTAGT GTTCTTTGTGGACAAAGTCCCGATAAGGGTATGCAAGAACAACGGGAAACCGAACAACTTCTTCCCCAATGAGAAGCCCATGTACCTTTTCTCGAGCATCTGGAACGCTGACGACTGGGCCACCCGGGGCGGCCTGGAGAAGACCGACTGGAAGAAGGCTCCGTTCGTGTCTTCGTACAAGGACTTCAGCTTCGACGGGTGCCAGTGGGTCGACCCGTACCCAAAGTGCGTGTCCACGACCACCGATAACTGGTGGGACCAGTACGACGCGTGGCACCTCTCAGATTCGCAGAAGAAGGACTATGCTTGGGTGCAAAGGAACCTCGTGATATATGACTATTGCAAGGACACGGAGAGGTTCCCCACTTTGCCTGAGGAGTGCTCACTCAGCCCTTGggattaa
- the LOC116209708 gene encoding cysteine-rich PDZ-binding protein, whose translation MVCEKCEKKLSKVIVPDKWKEGASNTTEGGGRKINENKLLSKKKRWTPYGNTKCIICKQQVHQDAKYCHTCAYSKGVCAMCGKQVLDTKVYKQSNV comes from the exons ATGGTGTGCGAGAAGT GTGAGAAGAAGCTGTCGAAGGTCATTGTGCCGGACAAGTGGAAGGAAGGGGCCAGCAACACTACCGAGGGCGGTGGCCGGAAAATCAACGAGAACAAGCTCCtctccaaaaagaaaag GTGGACTCCTTACGGGAACACCAAATGCATCATCTGCAAGCAGCAAGTACACCAAGACGCCAAGTACTGCCACACTTGTGCCTATAGCAAAG GGGTATGCGCGATGTGCGGGAAACAAGTACTTGACACCAAGGTTTACAAGCAAAGCAATGTGTAA
- the LOC116209709 gene encoding MYB-like transcription factor ETC1: MADSEHSSSDDTYVDSREETSQESKLEFSDDEETLIIRMYNLVGERWSLIAGRIPGRTAEEIEKYWNSRYSTSE, encoded by the exons ATGGCGGATTCCGAACATTCTTCCTCCGATGACACCTATGTTGACTCCAGAG AGGAAACGAGCCAAGAATCGAAGCTAGAGTTCTCGGATGATGAGGAAACACTTATCATTAGGATGTACAACCTTGTTGGAGAAAG GTGGTCTCTGATCGCTGGAAGAATCCCGGGAAGAACCGCAGAGGAGATCGAGAAGTACTGGAACTCGAGATACTCCACCAGTGAatga